Proteins encoded together in one Musa acuminata AAA Group cultivar baxijiao chromosome BXJ3-6, Cavendish_Baxijiao_AAA, whole genome shotgun sequence window:
- the LOC103989559 gene encoding hydroxyproline O-galactosyltransferase GALT2: protein MKRSKSVESLHGRRWRLSHLLLVAAALYLFFIALKFRHFLEVPYVVSDDGSVSGGLDRPLDGVADVGRSLFGSAYHGGAHQRKLEDGRTLDAPRVPHGMDPLVLRARQSGSFDAGYGRITGEIMKRYLRGGGRQRRGNFSVLEGMAQEAWALGLKAWEELGNYRSGAEMIPATVVQIKPESCPSSITGPETVAESERAMFLPCGLAVGSSITVVGTPQDAHQEYVPQLARLRQGNDTVMVSQFVLELQGLKSADSEDPPKILHLNPRLKGDWSQVPIIEHNTCYRMQWSKALRCDGVPSKEDEETVDGFIKCEKWEHVDSVDSKETKTTSWLKRFVGRAKKPEMTWPFPFAEGKLFVLTIQAGVEGYHIYVGGRHVSSFPYRMGFTLEDATGLTIKGDVDIHSVYATSLPTSHPSFSAQHVLEMSERWKSPPLPQNPVQLFVGIISATGHFAERMAVRKTWMQYPALHSSSAIAHFFVALSPKKELNAALKREAEYFKDIVILPFMDHYDLVVLKTIAICEFGVHNLTAAYIMKCDDDTFVRVDVILRMIETDASNSSLYMGNLNVLHRPLRSGKWAVTYEEWPEEIYPPYADGPGYIISKDIARYVVSQHANHSLRLFKMEDVSMGMWVEEFNTTTTTTIQYSHSWKFCQSGCMENYFTAHYQSPRQMICLWEKLSHGRAQCCNFR from the exons ATGAAGCGGAGCAAGAGCGTGGAGTCACTTCACGGCCGGCGCTGGAGACTCTCCCACCTTCTTCTCGTCGCCGCCGCACTCTACCTTTTCTTCATCGCCTTAAAGTTCCGCCACTTCCTGGAGGTTCCATACGTCGTCAGCGACGACGGCAGCGTCTCCGGGGGACTCGACCGGCCGCTCGATGGCGTCGCTGACGTCGGGCGGAGCTTGTTTGGGTCGGCCTACCATGGCGGCGCCCACCAACGGAAGCTGGAGGATGGGCGGACCCTGGACGCTCCCCGGGTGCCCCACGGCATGGACCCACTCGTACTCCGCGCCCGGCAGTCTGGTTCCTTTGACGCGGGCTACGGCCGGATCACCGGCGAGATAATGAAGCGTTACCTGCGGGGCGGGGGCCGGCAACGGAGGGGCAATTTCTCAGTGTTGGAGGGAATGGCGCAGGAGGCGTGGGCGCTGGGCCTCAAGGCTTGGGAGGAGCTGGGGAACTACCGTTCCGGGGCCGAAATGATCCCTGCCACAGTGGTCCAGATTAAGCCCGAGTCTTGCCCCTCGTCGATCACCGGGCCTGAGACGGTGGCAGAAAGTGAGCGAGCGATGTTTCTTCCCTGTGGATTGGCCGTAGGGTCATCGATCACGGTGGTCGGCACACCGCAAGATGCCCATCAGGAGTATGTGCCTCAGCTTGCGAGGTTGAGGCAGGGGAATGATACTGTGATGGTGTCACAGTTCGTGTTGGAGCTGCAGGGGCTTAAGTCGGCGGACAGTGAAGACCCGCCCAAGATTCTGCACTTGAATCCGAGGCTGAAGGGAGACTGGAGCCAGGTTCCCATCATCGAGCACAATACGTGCTACCGGATGCAGTGGAGCAAGGCTCTACGCTGCGATGGGGTGCCTTCTAAGGAGGATGAAGAAACAG TTGATGGTTTTATCAAATGTGAGAAGTGGGAGCATGTTGATTCTGTTGATTCAAAGGAGACAAAGACCACTTCTTGGTTGAAGCGATTCGTTGGTCGTGCAAAGAAGCCAGAAATGACATGGCCTTTTCCATTTGCTGAAGGCAAGCTGTTTGTTCTGACAATTCAGGCTGGTGTCGAAGGATATCACATTTATGTAGGGGGGCGGCATGTATCTTCTTTCCCATATCGAATG GGATTTACCCTTGAAGATGCAACAGGTTTAACAATTAAGGGAGATGTGGACATACACTCGGTATatgctacttctcttccaacttctCACCCCAGTTTCTCAGCTCAACATGTACTGGAGATGTCAGAAAGATGGAAATCCCCTCCTCTGCCACAAAATCCAGTTCAACTTTTTGTTGGTATTATATCAGCTACAGGTCATTTTGCTGAGCGCATGGCTGTTCGGAAAACGTGGATGCAGTATCCTGCACTGCACTcgtcaagtgcaatagcccatttCTTTGTTGCACTG AGTCCAAAGAAGGAGCTAAATGCAGCATTGAAGAGAGAGGCGGAGTATTTTAAAGATATTGTGATTTTGCCATTCATGGATCATTATGATTTAGTGGTTCTTAAAACGATTGCAATTTGTGAGTTTGGG GTTCACAATTTGACTGCAGCATatattatgaaatgtgatgaTGATACATTTGTTAGGGTGGATGTAATACTGAGAATGATCGAAACAGATGCTTCTAATTCATCTCTTTATATGGGTAATCTAAACGTCTTGCATAGACCACTCAGGAGTGGAAAATGGGCAGTCACGTATGAG GAATGGCCAGAAGAGATATATCCTCCATATGCTGATGGGCCTGGATACATAATCTCAAAGGACATCGCCAGATATGTTGTATCCCAACATGCCAACCATAGCTTAAGA CTATTCAAGATGGAAGATGTAAGCATGGGTATGTGGGTTGAAGAGTTCAACACCACCACAACCACCACCATTCAGTATTCCCACAGCTGGAAGTTCTGCCAGTCTGGATGCATGGAAAACTATTTTACGGCACATTACCAGTCACCCAGGCAAATGATATGCTTATGGGAAAAATTGTCACACGGTCGAGCTCAGTGCTGCAACTTTAGATGA